A segment of the Luteitalea sp. genome:
CAGGAGTCGATCTCGTCACGCTCGCGCCGCCAGAGCTCCTTTCCGGTCAGTGCATCGAGCGTCACGATGAAGGAGTCGCCCTGATGATCCCAGACCTGCACGAGCCGATTGTTGTAGAGCGCGGGCGTGCTTCCTTCGCCGAACTCGTTGCGCATCTGCTTGTCGCCGAGGTCTTTCTGCCAGAGGAGCTTGCCATCCATGTCATAGGCGTACAGGCCATGCGATTCGAAGGAGGCAAACACACGCTCACCGTCGGTCACCGCCGAGCTCGAGGCCCAGGTGCCGTGCTCGCGATGCGCCCCTTCGTGAGGGGCTCCTTCCTTGGCGACCTGCTCCCAAACAACCCGCCCCGTACGCCGGTCGAGCGCCATGACGGTGAAGCGGTGAACCTCTCTCGGCTCGACGCCGCCTCGCGGCTCGTGAGCATCCGCTCCTGACACATCCTTCGGAACCGCGGTCACGAGGAAGAGCCGATCACCCCAGATCACAGGAGTCGCCGAGCCGCGCCCGGGGATCTCCACCTTCCATCGAATGTTGCTCGTCTCGCTCCACTCGATCGGTGGATCAGCCTGTTTCGACCCACCCGTTGCCTCCGGCCCACGCCACTGAGGCCAGAAGCGCTCCGCGGCCGGGTCGGAATCAGCGAGCACGGACGCGAACATTCCAAG
Coding sequences within it:
- a CDS encoding PQQ-binding-like beta-propeller repeat protein, with product MPTRPACFLSLCFLSLLLTSEMSGSCLTRDLSGSFSTPRRRMAVGMWESRVLCEISKRLWASFCDVHRRVISTAGFMPLPLWRPCCGCGLGTYSHLADLVAPAEGDIGSSMADKESPHAWAAFRDERIAALRRAGGRMIWQFNENEELTRLLLDDACDRGTRIAVLAITGALGMFASVLADSDPAAERFWPQWRGPEATGGSKQADPPIEWSETSNIRWKVEIPGRGSATPVIWGDRLFLVTAVPKDVSGADAHEPRGGVEPREVHRFTVMALDRRTGRVVWEQVAKEGAPHEGAHREHGTWASSSAVTDGERVFASFESHGLYAYDMDGKLLWQKDLGDKQMRNEFGEGSTPALYNNRLVQVWDHQGDSFIVTLDALTGKELWRRERDEIDS